The Faecalibacter bovis genome includes the window AAGCGACTCCTGAACAAATTTCTATGGCAAAACGTAACAACGTAAAAATGGCTATTGATATCGCTAGAGAATCTCGCCAAATAATAGGTGCAATGGGAATTATTGGAGATTTCCCAAATATGCGTCATGCCGCAAACTTAGAATCTGTAATTACTTACGAAGGAACACACGATGTGCATTTATTAATCACTGGAGCTGATGTTACAGGAATTAATGCATTTGTATAGTCAATAAAATTTGATTTTATCCATATAAATTTTTAGGTTTACATAAATACAATTTGTGTAAACCTTTTTTATTTTACTGATGTATAAAATCCTCTCAATTATATTTTTAACTTTTTTTGCATTTGTTGTCTCAGCTCAGGAAACTTATAAAATATCCTACGAGAAATTTACACATGATAAAAAAATATCAGAATCGAATCCTACAATTGTATTAGCAAACAAAAATAATACTGTGATAGGGACAAGTAATTCTTTCGATGAATATCGTTTTTTTCCAAATGAAATCACCTATTATTCCAATGATGAACCGAATAATATTTATTCTATAATTCAGCTAGATAGCAGCAAAACGATAAAAACCATTGATTCTCTTTCACTGAAAAAACATGAGTTCAAGCGATTAATTGGTACAAAAAAAATATTAGGATTAAAGGCGAAACATGCTCAGATTATCATTAATTCAAACACCATAGATCTTTGGTATGTAGATAATTTAAATATTAATGCATCTCCATTAAGTTTAGGTTTAAAATTAGGCTTTGTACTGGAATATACTCGCAATAATAATTACACAATCCGAGCTTCTAAAATCGAAAAAATAAAGAGCGATCCGACAGAAAAATACCAAACAGAAATTGATTTACCAACGATTGATGCACTTACTTACAAAGATTTGGTGTGGAAAAGTAAATTCACAACAATTCCTTTAATCGAAAATCAAGAAATTAATTTCGGTAATGATATTACGTCAAACGATAGTATTTTAAGATTTGCACATGGAACAATTGCAGTTAGAAAAATAAAGATTCCTGGCATTAGAAAGTCTTCACAAATCTTTTTGGATATTAAACAAAGATCAAACGGAGATGCTTACGACAGGATTGGTTCTGCTTTTATAATTCCAATTCATAAAAAACAATCTTTTTTAGATGGATTAAAAAGCGGAATTAATACTTTACCTATTTACGAAAACGGAAATGGTAAAAAATACCAAGGTATTGTTTTAACTGAAAATTACGAACCAATCATTGAATTGATGCGTTTCTTTACTCCTTTCGGGATTGATAAATACAACCACATCCTTCTGAAAGATAAAGAGTGGCATAATTTCGTAACCTTCCGACAAGATATATCTGAATATTATGATTTATTAAACGATAAAGAAGTTTACATCGGTTTTTATATTGGAAATTATGACAAAGGTGGACATAAAATTGATGCTAACATCACGATTCACGATTCAAATAAACAGCTGATTTCTAACAACAAAATCCTTTCATTATTCAATACGACTAACGTAATGGAAATGGCTGGACAAGAATATCCAACTTTATTTAATTCAGATCAAGGATTGTACTTTGAATTCGAA containing:
- a CDS encoding PNGase F N-terminal domain-containing protein, yielding MYKILSIIFLTFFAFVVSAQETYKISYEKFTHDKKISESNPTIVLANKNNTVIGTSNSFDEYRFFPNEITYYSNDEPNNIYSIIQLDSSKTIKTIDSLSLKKHEFKRLIGTKKILGLKAKHAQIIINSNTIDLWYVDNLNINASPLSLGLKLGFVLEYTRNNNYTIRASKIEKIKSDPTEKYQTEIDLPTIDALTYKDLVWKSKFTTIPLIENQEINFGNDITSNDSILRFAHGTIAVRKIKIPGIRKSSQIFLDIKQRSNGDAYDRIGSAFIIPIHKKQSFLDGLKSGINTLPIYENGNGKKYQGIVLTENYEPIIELMRFFTPFGIDKYNHILLKDKEWHNFVTFRQDISEYYDLLNDKEVYIGFYIGNYDKGGHKIDANITIHDSNKQLISNNKILSLFNTTNVMEMAGQEYPTLFNSDQGLYFEFELKEDWKNAKLRYTTTGHGGWENGDEFVPKVNSIFIDDKKVFSLAPWRQDCGSYRLYNPASGNFDNGLSSSDYSRSNWCPGTVTNPYIIELGDLKAGKHTIQIKIPQGEPEGGSFSSWAVSGVLLGE